In the Halichoerus grypus chromosome 4, mHalGry1.hap1.1, whole genome shotgun sequence genome, one interval contains:
- the SLITRK1 gene encoding SLIT and NTRK-like protein 1 isoform X1 yields the protein MLLWILLLETSLCFAAGNVTGDVCKEKICSCNEIEGDLHVDCEKKGFTSLQRFTAPTSQFYHLFLHGNSLTRLFPNEFANFYNAVSLHMENNGLHEIVPGAFLGLQLVKRLHINNNKIKSFRKQTFLGLDDLEYLQADFNLLRDIDPGAFQDLNKLEVLILNDNLISTLPANVFQYVPITHLDLRGNRLKTLPYEEVLEQIPGIAEILLEDNPWDCTCDLLSLKEWLENIPKNALIGRVVCEAPTRLQGKDLNETTEQDLCPLKNRVDSSLPAPPAQEETFAPGPLPTPFKTNGQEDHATPGSAPNGGTKIPGNWQIKIRPTAAIATGSARNKPPANALPCPGGCSCDHIPGSGLKINCNNRNVSSLADLKPKLSNVQELFLRDNKIHSIRKSHFVDYKNLILLDLGNNNIATVENNTFKNLLDLRWLYMDSNYLDTLSREKFAGLQNLEYLNVEYNAIQLILPGTFNAMPKLRILILNNNLLRSLPVDVFAGVSLSKLSLHNNYFMYLPVAGVLDQLTSIIQIDLHGNPWECSCTIVPFKQWAERLGSEVLMSDLKCETPVNFFRKDFMLLSNDEICPQLYARISPTLTSHSKNSTGLAETGTHSNSYLDTSRVSISVLVPGLLLVFVTSAFTVVGMLVFILRNRKRSKRRDANSSASEINSLQTVCDSSYWHNGPYNADGAHRVYDCGSHSLSD from the coding sequence ATGCTGCTTTGGATTCTGTTGCTGGAGACGTCTCTTTGTTTTGCCGCTGGAAACGTTACAGGGGACGTTTGTAAAGAGAAGATCTGTTCCTGCAATGAGATAGAAGGGGACCTACACGTAGACTGTGAAAAAAAGGGCTTTACAAGTCTGCAGCGTTTCACTGCCCCGACTTCCCAGTTTTACCATCTATTTCTGCATGGTAATTCCCTCACTCGACTTTTCCCTAATGAGTTTGCTAACTTTTATAATGCGGTTAGTTTGCACATGGAAAACAATGGCTTGCATGAAATCGTTCCTGGGGCTTTTCTGGGGCTGCAGCTGGTGAAAAGGCTGCacatcaacaacaacaagatCAAGTCTTTTCGAAAGCAGACTTTTCTGGGGCTGGACGATCTGGAATACCTCCAGGCTGATTTTAATTTATTACGGGATATAGACCCCGGGGCCTTCCAGGACTTGAACAAGCTGGAGGTACTCATTTTAAATGACAATCTCATCAGCACCCTACCTGCCAATGTGTTCCAGTATGTGCCCATCACCCACCTCGACCTCCGGGGAAACAGGCTGAAAACGCTGCCCTATGAGGAAGTCTTGGAGCAAATCCCTGGCATTGCTGAGATTCTGCTAGAGGATAACCCGTGGGACTGCACCTGTGATCTCCTCTCCCTGAAAGAATGGCTGGAAAATATTCCCAAAAATGCTCTGATCGGCCGAGTTGTCTGTGAAGCCCCCACCAGACTGCAGGGGAAGGACCTCAATGAAACCACAGAACAGGACTTGTGTCCTTTGAAAAACCGAGTGGATTCCAGTCTCCCAGCGCCCCCTGCCCAAGAAGAGACCTTCGCTCCTGGCCCCCTGCCAACTCCTTTCAAGACAAATGGGCAAGAGGATCATGCCACCCCAGGGTCTGCTCCAAACGGAGGTACAAAGATCCCAGGCAACTGGCAGATCAAAATAAGACCCACTGCTGCGATAGCGACCGGCAGCGCCAGAAACAAACCCCCAGCCAATGCCTtgccctgccctgggggctgcagCTGCGACCACATCCCGGGGTCGGGTTTAAAGATAAACTGCAACAACCGGAACGTGAGCAGTTTGGCTGATTTGAAGCCCAAACTCTCCAACGTGCAGGAGCTTTTCCTTCGAGATAATAAGATCCATAGCATCCGAAAATCGCACTTTGTGGATTACAAGAATCTCATTCTGTTAGATCTGGGCAACAATAACATTGCTACCGTAGAGAACAACACTTTTAAGAACCTTTTGGACCTCAGGTGGCTGTATATGGATAGCAACTACCTGGACACACTGTCCCGGGAGAAATTCGCGGGGCTGCAAAACCTCGAGTACCTGAACGTGGAGTACAATGCAATCCAGCTCATCCTTCCTGGCACTTTCAATGCCATGCCCAAACTGAGGATCCTCATTCTCAATAACAACTTGCTGAGGTCCCTACCCGTGGACGTGTTCGCTGGGGTCTCGCTCTCTAAGCTCAGCCTGCACAACAATTACTTCATGTACCTTCCGGTGGCAGGGGTGCTGGACCAGTTAACCTCCATCATCCAGATAGACCTGCACGGAAACCCTTGGGAGTGCTCCTGCACCATTGTGCCTTTTAAGCAATGGGCAGAACGCCTGGGTTCCGAAGTGCTGATGAGCGACCTCAAGTGTGAGACGCCGGTGAACTTCTTTAGGAAGGATTTCATGCTCCTCTCCAATGACGAGATCTGCCCCCAGCTGTACGCGAGGATCTCGCCCACGTTAACTTCGCACAGTAAAAACAGCACTGGGTTGGCGGAGACCGGGACGCACTCCAACTCCTATCTAGACACCAGCAGGGTGTCCATCTCCGTGTTGGTCCCGGGACTGCTGCTGGTGTTTGTCACCTCCGCCTTCACTGTAGTGGGCATGCTCGTGTTTATCCTGAGGAATAGAAAACGATCTAAGAGAAGGGACGCCAACTCCTCGGCGTCCGAAATTAATTCCCTACAGACAGTCTGTGACTCTTCCTACTGGCACAATGGGCCTTACAACGCAGATGGGGCCCACAGAGTATATGACTGTGGCTCCCACTCGCTCTCAGACTAA
- the SLITRK1 gene encoding SLIT and NTRK-like protein 1 isoform X2 translates to MENNGLHEIVPGAFLGLQLVKRLHINNNKIKSFRKQTFLGLDDLEYLQADFNLLRDIDPGAFQDLNKLEVLILNDNLISTLPANVFQYVPITHLDLRGNRLKTLPYEEVLEQIPGIAEILLEDNPWDCTCDLLSLKEWLENIPKNALIGRVVCEAPTRLQGKDLNETTEQDLCPLKNRVDSSLPAPPAQEETFAPGPLPTPFKTNGQEDHATPGSAPNGGTKIPGNWQIKIRPTAAIATGSARNKPPANALPCPGGCSCDHIPGSGLKINCNNRNVSSLADLKPKLSNVQELFLRDNKIHSIRKSHFVDYKNLILLDLGNNNIATVENNTFKNLLDLRWLYMDSNYLDTLSREKFAGLQNLEYLNVEYNAIQLILPGTFNAMPKLRILILNNNLLRSLPVDVFAGVSLSKLSLHNNYFMYLPVAGVLDQLTSIIQIDLHGNPWECSCTIVPFKQWAERLGSEVLMSDLKCETPVNFFRKDFMLLSNDEICPQLYARISPTLTSHSKNSTGLAETGTHSNSYLDTSRVSISVLVPGLLLVFVTSAFTVVGMLVFILRNRKRSKRRDANSSASEINSLQTVCDSSYWHNGPYNADGAHRVYDCGSHSLSD, encoded by the coding sequence ATGGAAAACAATGGCTTGCATGAAATCGTTCCTGGGGCTTTTCTGGGGCTGCAGCTGGTGAAAAGGCTGCacatcaacaacaacaagatCAAGTCTTTTCGAAAGCAGACTTTTCTGGGGCTGGACGATCTGGAATACCTCCAGGCTGATTTTAATTTATTACGGGATATAGACCCCGGGGCCTTCCAGGACTTGAACAAGCTGGAGGTACTCATTTTAAATGACAATCTCATCAGCACCCTACCTGCCAATGTGTTCCAGTATGTGCCCATCACCCACCTCGACCTCCGGGGAAACAGGCTGAAAACGCTGCCCTATGAGGAAGTCTTGGAGCAAATCCCTGGCATTGCTGAGATTCTGCTAGAGGATAACCCGTGGGACTGCACCTGTGATCTCCTCTCCCTGAAAGAATGGCTGGAAAATATTCCCAAAAATGCTCTGATCGGCCGAGTTGTCTGTGAAGCCCCCACCAGACTGCAGGGGAAGGACCTCAATGAAACCACAGAACAGGACTTGTGTCCTTTGAAAAACCGAGTGGATTCCAGTCTCCCAGCGCCCCCTGCCCAAGAAGAGACCTTCGCTCCTGGCCCCCTGCCAACTCCTTTCAAGACAAATGGGCAAGAGGATCATGCCACCCCAGGGTCTGCTCCAAACGGAGGTACAAAGATCCCAGGCAACTGGCAGATCAAAATAAGACCCACTGCTGCGATAGCGACCGGCAGCGCCAGAAACAAACCCCCAGCCAATGCCTtgccctgccctgggggctgcagCTGCGACCACATCCCGGGGTCGGGTTTAAAGATAAACTGCAACAACCGGAACGTGAGCAGTTTGGCTGATTTGAAGCCCAAACTCTCCAACGTGCAGGAGCTTTTCCTTCGAGATAATAAGATCCATAGCATCCGAAAATCGCACTTTGTGGATTACAAGAATCTCATTCTGTTAGATCTGGGCAACAATAACATTGCTACCGTAGAGAACAACACTTTTAAGAACCTTTTGGACCTCAGGTGGCTGTATATGGATAGCAACTACCTGGACACACTGTCCCGGGAGAAATTCGCGGGGCTGCAAAACCTCGAGTACCTGAACGTGGAGTACAATGCAATCCAGCTCATCCTTCCTGGCACTTTCAATGCCATGCCCAAACTGAGGATCCTCATTCTCAATAACAACTTGCTGAGGTCCCTACCCGTGGACGTGTTCGCTGGGGTCTCGCTCTCTAAGCTCAGCCTGCACAACAATTACTTCATGTACCTTCCGGTGGCAGGGGTGCTGGACCAGTTAACCTCCATCATCCAGATAGACCTGCACGGAAACCCTTGGGAGTGCTCCTGCACCATTGTGCCTTTTAAGCAATGGGCAGAACGCCTGGGTTCCGAAGTGCTGATGAGCGACCTCAAGTGTGAGACGCCGGTGAACTTCTTTAGGAAGGATTTCATGCTCCTCTCCAATGACGAGATCTGCCCCCAGCTGTACGCGAGGATCTCGCCCACGTTAACTTCGCACAGTAAAAACAGCACTGGGTTGGCGGAGACCGGGACGCACTCCAACTCCTATCTAGACACCAGCAGGGTGTCCATCTCCGTGTTGGTCCCGGGACTGCTGCTGGTGTTTGTCACCTCCGCCTTCACTGTAGTGGGCATGCTCGTGTTTATCCTGAGGAATAGAAAACGATCTAAGAGAAGGGACGCCAACTCCTCGGCGTCCGAAATTAATTCCCTACAGACAGTCTGTGACTCTTCCTACTGGCACAATGGGCCTTACAACGCAGATGGGGCCCACAGAGTATATGACTGTGGCTCCCACTCGCTCTCAGACTAA